One genomic segment of Pelagerythrobacter marensis includes these proteins:
- a CDS encoding quinone-dependent dihydroorotate dehydrogenase, with translation MLFRFARPALFALDPEVAHRTTIAALKVSPSRRPSSPGALAIEIAGLRFPNPVGMAAGFDKDAEVPDALLGLGFGSVEVGSITPLPQPGNPKPRLFRLPQDRAVINRMGFNNGGAAAAEARLRQRKRRSGIVGVNIGANKDSTDRVADYALLTRRFAPVADYLTVNISSPNTPGLRALQDEGALIALLDAVLEARPMDGPPVFLKVAPDLEPTDVDAIARIALEKRLGGLIVSNTTISRPPLSSRDAGEGGGLSGAPLRDLAQTRLRDFRRATGGAIPLIGVGGIGSAEDAWARIRAGASMIQLYSAMVYEGPGLARRIVRGLEELMRRDGFATLADAVGSE, from the coding sequence ATGCTCTTCCGTTTTGCTCGTCCCGCGCTCTTCGCACTCGACCCCGAAGTCGCCCACCGCACCACGATTGCGGCGCTCAAGGTTTCGCCGTCGCGTCGCCCGTCATCGCCTGGCGCGCTTGCGATCGAGATCGCCGGCCTGCGATTTCCCAATCCGGTGGGGATGGCTGCCGGGTTCGACAAGGACGCGGAAGTGCCCGATGCCTTGCTGGGCCTTGGCTTCGGATCGGTCGAAGTTGGGTCGATTACCCCGCTACCCCAGCCCGGCAACCCGAAACCGCGCCTGTTCAGGCTCCCTCAGGATCGCGCCGTCATCAACCGGATGGGGTTCAACAATGGCGGCGCAGCGGCAGCAGAAGCCCGCCTGCGGCAGCGGAAGCGGCGCAGCGGCATCGTTGGGGTCAATATCGGCGCGAACAAGGATTCGACTGATCGCGTGGCGGACTATGCCCTGCTGACGCGCCGGTTTGCGCCGGTTGCCGATTATCTCACCGTAAATATCTCCAGCCCTAATACGCCGGGCTTGCGCGCATTGCAGGACGAAGGTGCGCTGATTGCCCTGCTCGATGCCGTGCTGGAAGCACGCCCGATGGACGGGCCGCCAGTCTTTCTCAAAGTCGCGCCCGATCTTGAACCGACCGATGTCGACGCCATCGCCCGGATCGCGCTTGAGAAGCGGCTCGGTGGCCTGATCGTTTCCAACACCACCATTTCGCGCCCACCGTTATCCTCGCGCGATGCGGGCGAGGGGGGCGGCCTTTCGGGCGCGCCGCTGCGCGATCTGGCCCAGACCCGGCTGCGCGACTTTCGCCGGGCGACGGGTGGCGCAATCCCACTGATCGGGGTGGGAGGGATCGGCAGTGCCGAGGACGCGTGGGCCCGCATTCGCGCCGGCGCCAGTATGATCCAGCTTTACAGCGCAATGGTGTACGAAGGGCCTGGCCTGGCACGCCGCATAGTCCGGGGATTGGAAGAGCTTATGCGGCGCGATGGGTTTGCGACACTTGCCGATGCGGTCGGGAGCGAATAG
- a CDS encoding DUF885 domain-containing protein → MKRLGFLGASVTALALAGGTVAQKAVTPAPEAAMPQPEAGINALFEAYDEAQLALSPLSKAYRGIRDEDYGEWGDFSDAAELRQHRLLQTTAATMRENFDPAALPPQDGLSYRLFDALADRRAALFPFRDYGYIFDQMNGAQSDLPAFLINIHSVSDVEQARNYISRIKGLGPVLDTLVAESRERAAKGVMPPDWVYPYVISDIENLLGADADNAVLEDFESKVAALDLPAAESADLVAQAHRAWDGSARPAYQRLLAEMRRQQPTAPTDDGVWRFEHGAQYYAALLKNYTTTDLTADEIHQIGLDNVARIHGEMRAIMDQVGFEGTLQEFFEHARTDPRFYYETREEYLADVEKHRGAIERVLPEFFATLPTDPMVVKPVEAFREKSAGKAFYSRPAPDGSRPGTYYVNLYNLKDMSRNELEALFYHEGLPGHHLQLSIQTQLGDVPAFRRFGGVTAYSEGWGLYAEELGKDMGFYTDPYSDFGRLGMELWRACRLVVDTGLHHKRWSREEAIAYLTENTPNPDGDIRKAIERYAVYPGQATAYMIGKLKIMELRENARAELGERFDIRGFHDAILKSGPVPLSIMEENVEAWVASQKET, encoded by the coding sequence ATGAAACGGCTGGGATTTCTCGGGGCTTCGGTAACCGCATTGGCCCTTGCCGGCGGCACGGTAGCGCAGAAAGCCGTCACGCCTGCACCGGAAGCGGCGATGCCGCAGCCTGAGGCGGGGATCAACGCGCTGTTCGAAGCATATGACGAAGCGCAGCTCGCGCTCTCGCCGCTGTCGAAGGCCTATCGCGGCATTCGCGACGAAGATTACGGCGAATGGGGCGATTTCAGCGACGCGGCCGAGCTTCGCCAACATCGCCTGTTGCAAACCACGGCTGCAACGATGCGCGAGAACTTCGACCCCGCCGCCCTGCCCCCGCAGGATGGGCTCAGCTATCGGCTGTTCGATGCCCTGGCCGATCGCCGTGCCGCGCTGTTCCCCTTTCGCGACTACGGATACATTTTCGACCAGATGAACGGCGCGCAGAGCGATCTGCCCGCCTTCCTCATCAATATCCATTCCGTTTCGGATGTGGAACAGGCGCGCAACTATATCAGCCGGATCAAGGGGCTCGGCCCGGTGCTCGACACCCTCGTTGCCGAATCGCGCGAACGGGCGGCCAAGGGGGTCATGCCGCCCGACTGGGTCTATCCCTACGTGATTTCCGATATCGAGAACCTGCTGGGCGCCGACGCCGACAACGCCGTGCTGGAAGACTTCGAAAGCAAGGTGGCCGCGCTGGACCTGCCGGCGGCCGAGAGCGCGGACCTGGTCGCTCAGGCGCATCGGGCCTGGGACGGTTCGGCCCGCCCGGCGTACCAGCGCCTGCTCGCGGAAATGCGCCGCCAGCAGCCGACGGCGCCGACCGATGACGGCGTATGGCGCTTCGAGCATGGGGCGCAATACTATGCCGCGCTGCTGAAGAACTACACCACCACCGATCTCACGGCTGACGAGATCCATCAGATCGGTCTCGACAATGTGGCCCGCATCCATGGCGAGATGCGCGCGATCATGGACCAGGTCGGATTCGAAGGGACGCTGCAGGAATTCTTCGAGCATGCCCGCACCGATCCGCGGTTCTATTACGAAACGCGCGAGGAATATCTGGCCGATGTGGAGAAGCACCGGGGCGCGATCGAGCGCGTGCTGCCCGAATTCTTCGCCACCCTGCCGACCGATCCGATGGTGGTGAAACCGGTCGAGGCCTTCCGCGAAAAGAGCGCGGGCAAGGCGTTCTATTCGCGCCCCGCGCCCGACGGCTCGCGCCCCGGCACCTATTACGTCAATCTCTACAACCTAAAGGATATGAGCCGGAACGAGCTGGAGGCCCTGTTCTACCACGAGGGGCTGCCTGGCCATCACCTCCAGCTGTCGATCCAGACGCAGCTGGGCGACGTGCCCGCGTTCCGCCGGTTCGGCGGCGTTACCGCCTATTCCGAAGGCTGGGGCCTCTATGCCGAGGAACTGGGCAAGGACATGGGTTTCTACACCGATCCCTATTCCGATTTCGGCCGGCTGGGGATGGAACTGTGGAGAGCCTGTCGACTAGTTGTCGATACCGGCCTGCACCACAAGCGCTGGAGCCGGGAGGAGGCGATCGCCTATCTGACCGAGAACACGCCCAATCCCGATGGCGATATTCGCAAGGCGATCGAACGCTATGCCGTCTATCCGGGCCAGGCGACCGCCTACATGATCGGCAAGCTCAAGATCATGGAACTGCGCGAGAACGCTCGCGCTGAACTGGGCGAGCGATTCGATATTCGCGGATTCCACGATGCGATCCTGAAGAGCGGGCCGGTCCCGCTTTCGATCATGGAGGAGAACGTCGAGGCCTGGGTCGCATCGCAGAAGGAGACCTGA
- a CDS encoding SUF system Fe-S cluster assembly regulator, protein MRLSNLADYAVVTMSAAARHCGGERTSAAELAVETGLPAPTVAKLVSRLSAAGLLRSVRGAGGGLQLARPAAAITLADIIEAVEGPIALTQCVEGDDCAVDHTCSVKPHWPIVNAALRGALAGIPLTQLASGPVSAGAAGQATAARENTLSGTSA, encoded by the coding sequence ATGCGACTGTCCAACCTGGCCGACTATGCCGTCGTGACGATGAGCGCCGCCGCACGCCATTGCGGCGGCGAGCGCACGAGCGCGGCCGAGCTGGCGGTCGAAACCGGCCTGCCGGCACCGACGGTCGCCAAGCTGGTCAGCCGGCTTTCGGCCGCCGGGCTTTTACGTTCCGTCCGGGGCGCCGGCGGCGGGTTGCAGCTCGCGCGGCCCGCGGCGGCGATCACGCTGGCAGACATTATCGAGGCGGTCGAAGGCCCGATTGCGCTGACCCAGTGTGTCGAGGGCGACGATTGCGCGGTTGACCATACCTGCAGCGTCAAGCCGCACTGGCCGATCGTCAACGCCGCCCTGCGCGGCGCGCTCGCCGGCATTCCGCTGACGCAGCTTGCCTCCGGCCCCGTATCGGCGGGTGCTGCCGGGCAGGCGACGGCGGCTCGCGAAAACACTCTATCCGGAACATCTGCATGA
- the sufB gene encoding Fe-S cluster assembly protein SufB encodes MNDNIDIQDREAREAAAKAAEYEFGWHSDIDTEFAPKGLNEDTVRFISAKKREPEWMLEWRLKAFRLWQDMAEPDWAKVGYPPIDYQDAYYYAEPKKKPQLDSLDELDPEIKSVYDKLGIPLAEQEVLAGVKGARKVAVDAVFDSVSVATTFREELQKAGVIFLSISEAIREHPELVKKWLGKVVPQRDNYFATLNCAVFSDGTFVYIPEGVRCPMELSTYFRINAENTGQFERTLIVAEKGSYVSYLEGCTAPMRDENQLHAAVVELVAMDDAEIKYSTVQNWYPGNAEGKGGIYNFVTKRGLCQGARSKISWTQVETGSAVTWKYPSCVLNGEDSVGEFYSVAVTNNYQQADTGTKMIHNGKGSRSTIISKGISAGKSNNTYRGLVRVGPNAEGVRNFTQCDSLLLGDKCGAHTVPYIEVKNPSAQIEHEATTSKISDDQMFYAMQRGLGEEEAVALIVNGFAREVLKELPMEFAVEAQKLLAISLEGSVG; translated from the coding sequence ATGAACGACAATATCGACATCCAGGACCGCGAGGCCCGCGAGGCCGCGGCGAAAGCGGCCGAGTACGAATTCGGCTGGCATTCCGACATCGACACCGAGTTCGCGCCCAAGGGCCTGAACGAGGACACGGTCCGGTTCATCAGCGCCAAGAAGCGCGAGCCGGAATGGATGCTCGAATGGCGGCTCAAGGCCTTTCGCCTGTGGCAGGACATGGCAGAGCCCGATTGGGCCAAGGTTGGCTATCCGCCGATCGATTATCAGGACGCCTACTACTACGCCGAGCCGAAGAAGAAGCCGCAGCTCGATTCACTCGACGAACTCGATCCCGAGATCAAGTCGGTCTACGACAAGCTTGGCATCCCGCTGGCGGAGCAGGAAGTGCTCGCCGGGGTCAAGGGCGCGCGCAAGGTCGCCGTCGATGCCGTGTTCGACAGCGTTTCGGTCGCGACGACTTTCCGCGAGGAGCTGCAGAAAGCGGGCGTGATCTTCCTCTCGATCAGCGAGGCGATCCGCGAACATCCCGAGCTGGTCAAGAAATGGCTGGGCAAGGTCGTGCCCCAGCGCGACAACTATTTCGCCACGCTCAACTGCGCGGTCTTTTCCGACGGCACCTTTGTCTACATCCCCGAAGGGGTGCGCTGCCCGATGGAGCTTTCCACCTATTTCCGCATCAATGCCGAGAATACCGGCCAGTTCGAGCGCACGCTGATCGTGGCCGAGAAGGGCAGCTATGTCAGCTACCTCGAAGGCTGCACCGCGCCGATGCGCGACGAAAACCAGCTTCATGCCGCGGTGGTGGAACTGGTCGCGATGGACGATGCGGAGATTAAGTATTCGACCGTGCAGAACTGGTATCCCGGCAATGCCGAGGGCAAGGGCGGGATCTACAATTTCGTCACCAAGCGCGGCCTGTGCCAGGGCGCGCGGAGCAAGATCAGCTGGACTCAGGTCGAAACCGGCTCTGCGGTGACGTGGAAGTACCCATCCTGCGTGCTCAACGGCGAAGACAGCGTGGGCGAATTCTACTCGGTCGCCGTCACCAACAATTACCAGCAGGCCGATACCGGCACCAAGATGATCCACAACGGCAAGGGCAGCCGTTCCACGATCATCTCCAAAGGTATCAGCGCGGGTAAGAGCAACAATACTTATCGCGGCCTCGTGCGCGTCGGCCCCAATGCCGAAGGGGTGCGCAATTTCACCCAGTGCGACAGCCTGCTGCTGGGCGACAAGTGCGGCGCGCATACCGTGCCCTATATCGAGGTGAAGAACCCCAGCGCCCAGATCGAGCACGAGGCGACGACCAGCAAGATCAGCGATGACCAGATGTTCTACGCCATGCAGCGCGGGCTGGGCGAGGAAGAGGCGGTGGCCCTGATCGTCAACGGCTTCGCGCGCGAGGTGCTGAAGGAACTGCCGATGGAGTTCGCGGTCGAGGCGCAGAAACTGCTGGCCATCAGCCTCGAAGGATCGGTCGGATGA
- a CDS encoding endonuclease domain-containing protein, with protein MTDRKTLQLRDPSEADAAPALKKKGRGWEISEKRLDVLHEQAREMRRFPSEAHTMLAERFSKADLGRYTFKRFAVVGSAIVDFNCHNLGMAIIIDEDGADETLARRRDKSLEAVGVRVMHIAAKDVLENIDDVLARITAGMRMRIADKSEARRQHNANNPRQAKPRYDRAGNGPPRKPRKD; from the coding sequence ATGACCGACCGCAAAACGCTTCAACTCCGCGATCCTTCCGAGGCCGATGCCGCCCCCGCCCTCAAGAAGAAGGGGCGCGGCTGGGAAATCTCGGAGAAGCGGCTCGACGTGCTGCATGAGCAGGCGCGCGAGATGCGGCGCTTTCCGTCCGAGGCGCATACGATGCTGGCCGAGCGATTCAGCAAGGCCGATCTCGGGCGCTATACCTTCAAGCGTTTCGCTGTGGTTGGCAGTGCGATCGTCGATTTCAACTGCCACAATCTCGGCATGGCGATCATCATCGACGAAGATGGCGCGGACGAGACGCTCGCCCGCCGCCGTGACAAGAGCCTCGAGGCCGTCGGCGTGCGCGTCATGCATATCGCGGCGAAGGACGTGCTCGAAAACATCGACGATGTCCTGGCCCGGATCACCGCCGGGATGCGCATGCGCATTGCCGACAAGAGCGAGGCGCGCCGCCAGCACAACGCCAACAATCCCCGGCAGGCCAAGCCGCGCTACGACCGCGCGGGCAACGGTCCGCCGCGCAAGCCCCGGAAAGACTGA
- the sufC gene encoding Fe-S cluster assembly ATPase SufC: MLKIENLHAEIDGTQILNGLTLEVGAGEVHAIMGPNGAGKSTLAYVLGGRPGYEVTAGSVTFNGQDLLELEPHERAAAGMFLGFQYPVEIPGVSNVQFLREALNSQRKARGEEPLTGGEFLKLAKDKAALLKLDMDMLKRHVNVGFSGGEKKRAEMVQMGILDPVLAVLDETDSGLDIDALRVVGEGINAIMRAPDKGVLLITHYQRLLDYVKPDYVHVLSKGRIVKTGDADLAKRLEAEGYEAVAA; this comes from the coding sequence ATGCTGAAAATCGAAAACCTCCACGCCGAAATCGACGGCACGCAGATCCTCAACGGCCTGACCCTCGAAGTGGGAGCGGGAGAGGTCCACGCGATCATGGGCCCCAACGGCGCGGGCAAGTCGACGCTTGCCTATGTGCTCGGCGGCCGGCCCGGCTACGAAGTTACCGCAGGATCGGTGACCTTCAACGGGCAGGACCTGCTGGAGCTGGAGCCGCACGAACGCGCCGCTGCCGGCATGTTCCTCGGCTTCCAGTACCCGGTTGAGATTCCCGGCGTGTCCAACGTCCAGTTCCTGCGCGAAGCGCTCAATTCCCAGCGCAAGGCGCGCGGGGAAGAACCGCTGACCGGCGGCGAGTTCCTCAAGCTCGCGAAAGACAAGGCGGCGCTGCTCAAGCTCGACATGGACATGCTCAAGCGGCACGTGAACGTCGGCTTCTCGGGCGGCGAGAAGAAGCGCGCCGAAATGGTTCAGATGGGCATCCTCGACCCCGTCCTCGCCGTGCTCGACGAAACCGACAGCGGGCTCGACATCGATGCGCTGCGCGTGGTGGGCGAAGGGATCAACGCGATCATGCGCGCGCCGGACAAGGGCGTGCTGCTGATCACGCACTACCAGCGGCTGCTCGATTACGTGAAGCCGGACTATGTCCATGTCCTGAGCAAGGGCCGGATCGTGAAGACCGGCGATGCCGACCTGGCAAAGCGGCTGGAGGCCGAGGGGTACGAGGCCGTCGCGGCATGA
- a CDS encoding SufD family Fe-S cluster assembly protein, producing the protein MNATTTLPTRKDEAWRYSAVEALGGVDLDDWRVIDVPAGDTFRECLTIEDGPGTGASELRRLRVTLGAGARCELFAVIAAAELGRIEIEVRLAEGAHFELGGVTLGGRETVREFVTRVVHAEPGATSNQVIRSVHWGRGTGNFLGNIDVVRDAQKTDAAQSFKGLLLEKGASVNAVPQLEIFADDVKCAHGASVGQMDEMARYYMAARGLSPELSRRLLVQAFIGDAFVALDDDAARERMMGIALAKLDKHL; encoded by the coding sequence ATGAACGCCACCACCACCCTGCCCACCCGCAAGGACGAAGCCTGGCGCTATTCGGCGGTCGAGGCGCTCGGCGGCGTCGATCTCGACGACTGGCGCGTAATCGACGTGCCGGCGGGCGATACCTTTCGCGAATGCCTGACGATCGAAGACGGGCCCGGGACCGGCGCGAGTGAGCTACGCCGTCTGCGCGTCACACTGGGCGCGGGCGCGCGGTGCGAGCTGTTCGCCGTCATCGCCGCTGCCGAACTGGGCCGGATCGAGATCGAGGTGCGGCTGGCCGAAGGCGCGCATTTCGAACTCGGCGGAGTCACGCTGGGCGGGCGCGAGACGGTGCGCGAATTCGTCACTCGCGTGGTCCATGCCGAACCCGGCGCAACCAGCAACCAGGTGATCCGCTCGGTCCACTGGGGCCGGGGAACCGGCAATTTCCTGGGCAATATCGATGTCGTGCGCGACGCGCAGAAGACCGATGCCGCGCAGAGTTTCAAGGGTCTGCTGCTGGAAAAGGGCGCGAGCGTGAACGCCGTCCCCCAGCTGGAGATCTTCGCCGACGACGTGAAGTGCGCACACGGGGCGAGCGTGGGCCAGATGGACGAAATGGCGCGGTATTACATGGCCGCACGCGGTCTCTCGCCCGAGCTTTCGCGTCGGCTGTTGGTCCAGGCCTTCATCGGCGATGCTTTCGTTGCGCTGGACGACGATGCGGCGCGCGAGCGCATGATGGGCATCGCGCTGGCCAAGCTGGACAAGCATCTGTGA
- a CDS encoding aminotransferase class V-fold PLP-dependent enzyme has product MTATLDIARVREDFPGLRARGGAPWHYLDTAATAQKPQAVIDAVSRAIGADYATVHRGVYSRSAEMTLGYEAARRRVAAFIGGQEDELVFTRGATEAINLVAYSWPDKGRVLLSTLEHHSNIVPWQLAGWQVDVCPLTEDGAIDLDAAEAMLTREHTMVAFAHVSNVLGSTLDVGRAAALAHSVGAKLLIDGCQAVPRLPVDVAALGCDFYAFSAHKLYGPTGIGALWARAELLDAMPPWQGGGSMIEKVAFDGTTYAPPPQRFEAGTPAIVEAIGFAAACDYVERIGLARIHAHECALVGRLREALRGMNDVTLFGPADSAGIVSFAMHGVHPHDLGTILDEENVAIRAGHHCAQPLMAHLGVPATARASFGLYSHEDDLDALLRGIDRTRRIFG; this is encoded by the coding sequence GTGACGGCGACTCTCGATATCGCCCGGGTGCGCGAGGATTTTCCCGGCCTGCGCGCGCGCGGGGGCGCGCCGTGGCATTACCTCGACACCGCCGCCACCGCGCAGAAACCGCAGGCAGTGATCGACGCCGTGTCGCGCGCGATCGGCGCGGATTACGCCACCGTCCATCGCGGGGTCTATTCGCGCTCCGCCGAAATGACGCTGGGTTACGAGGCGGCGCGACGGCGCGTGGCCGCCTTCATCGGGGGGCAGGAAGACGAACTCGTCTTCACCCGCGGCGCGACCGAGGCGATCAACCTCGTCGCCTATTCCTGGCCCGACAAGGGGCGCGTGCTCCTCTCCACGCTGGAGCATCATTCCAACATCGTTCCCTGGCAGCTTGCGGGCTGGCAGGTCGATGTCTGCCCGTTGACCGAAGACGGCGCGATCGATCTCGACGCGGCCGAGGCCATGCTGACGCGCGAGCATACGATGGTCGCCTTCGCCCATGTGTCCAATGTCCTCGGCTCGACGCTGGATGTGGGGCGCGCCGCCGCCCTGGCGCATTCGGTGGGGGCGAAGCTGCTGATCGACGGGTGCCAGGCCGTGCCGCGCCTGCCGGTCGACGTGGCGGCGCTCGGCTGCGATTTCTATGCCTTCAGCGCGCACAAGCTGTACGGGCCGACGGGCATCGGCGCGCTGTGGGCGCGGGCCGAACTGCTCGACGCCATGCCCCCGTGGCAGGGTGGCGGTTCGATGATCGAGAAAGTGGCGTTCGACGGCACGACTTACGCGCCGCCGCCGCAGCGGTTTGAGGCGGGAACGCCGGCCATCGTGGAGGCGATCGGTTTCGCCGCGGCTTGCGACTATGTCGAACGGATCGGCCTAGCGCGCATCCACGCGCACGAATGCGCGTTGGTGGGGCGCCTGCGCGAGGCCCTGCGGGGCATGAACGATGTCACCCTGTTCGGCCCGGCGGACAGTGCCGGAATCGTCAGTTTCGCAATGCATGGGGTTCACCCGCACGATCTGGGCACCATATTGGATGAAGAAAACGTCGCGATCCGCGCCGGGCATCATTGCGCGCAGCCGCTGATGGCCCATCTCGGCGTACCGGCCACCGCGCGCGCGAGTTTCGGCCTCTATTCGCATGAGGACGACCTCGACGCGCTGTTGCGCGGGATCGATCGCACCAGGAGGATCTTCGGATGA
- a CDS encoding SUF system Fe-S cluster assembly protein, translating into MTEANEKKRDYVAAPTPFEAVEKPPRARVEDAADDAPREGAGTETARDTMTRKRDYLEGFLQKKPENVPDGAPGGELYEAVVAALKEIYDPEIPVNIYDLGLIYGVDVDDEGGVVVTMTLTTPHCPVAETMPGEVELRAASVPGVRDAEVNLVWDPPWGPDKMTDEARLELGML; encoded by the coding sequence ATGACCGAAGCGAACGAGAAGAAAAGAGACTACGTCGCCGCCCCGACGCCTTTCGAGGCGGTCGAGAAGCCGCCCCGCGCACGGGTGGAGGATGCGGCCGACGACGCCCCTCGGGAAGGCGCCGGGACCGAAACCGCGCGCGACACGATGACGCGCAAGCGCGATTACCTGGAAGGGTTCCTGCAGAAGAAGCCGGAAAATGTCCCCGACGGGGCACCGGGCGGCGAACTGTACGAGGCCGTCGTTGCCGCGCTGAAGGAAATCTACGACCCGGAAATCCCGGTCAACATCTACGATCTCGGGCTGATTTACGGGGTCGATGTCGATGACGAGGGCGGGGTCGTGGTTACGATGACGCTGACCACGCCGCATTGCCCGGTCGCCGAAACGATGCCGGGCGAAGTGGAACTGCGCGCGGCCAGCGTGCCCGGCGTGCGCGATGCCGAAGTCAACCTGGTCTGGGACCCGCCCTGGGGGCCGGACAAGATGACCGACGAGGCCCGCCTCGAACTGGGGATGCTGTGA
- a CDS encoding HesB/IscA family protein: MADTKTRPAPKAAVVLTAAAEKRIADLMAQAPEDAVGVKLSTPRRGCSGLAYSVDYVSEEQAFDEKIETPGGIFYIDGASVLYLIGSTMDWREDDFTAGFVFENPNAKGACGCGESFMV; encoded by the coding sequence ATGGCCGATACGAAAACCCGCCCCGCGCCCAAGGCCGCGGTCGTCCTGACGGCGGCGGCGGAGAAGCGCATTGCCGATCTCATGGCCCAGGCCCCGGAAGATGCGGTGGGAGTCAAGCTGTCCACTCCGCGTCGCGGGTGTTCGGGCCTTGCCTATTCGGTCGACTATGTGAGCGAGGAACAGGCGTTCGACGAGAAGATCGAAACGCCTGGTGGCATCTTCTATATCGATGGCGCGAGCGTGCTCTACCTGATCGGCAGCACGATGGACTGGCGCGAGGACGATTTCACCGCCGGCTTCGTGTTCGAAAACCCCAATGCCAAGGGCGCCTGCGGCTGCGGCGAAAGCTTCATGGTCTAG